ATGAAGAGAAGATTATTAGTCTATGGTTTTCCGGTACTCATTATTGCTTTAAGTGTCGTCGTCATGACAAGTGGCAAAGTTGTCAAGCATCCACTGAAAGAGGATGATCATTTTATCGAACAAGTAAAACAAGTACATACGAATGTAACGGAAAAACAATGGGGAAAAGCAGAGGATTCAATCAAACAAGCCATTGATACATACGACTCAATCGTCAATCGTGTTCAATTTAGTGTCGAACGTGAATTAATCTATGATATCCACGTATCGCTTGCCCGAATCCACGGCTGTATTGTAACGAGGGATGACACATCTGCCATTCAAGAAATCTATGTACTTTATGAATTATGGAAGCATCTGGGTAAGGGATAACCTTGAAAATTGTGGTTGGGCGTGGCCCTTTTTGGAAAATGTGCCAATCGATACCGAGCATATGTATGCCTCTTTTTCAAATGCTAAGAGAAACTGAGATGATAAGAGGAGGCGACCATTTATGCTTCAACAACCAAAGAAAAGACAACCACAGGGAACCTCACAAAAAAATAAACCAACGTTTACAACTGATTTTCCAACCGAAGCCATTAAGAAAGAGTATTACAAACAAGACCAACCAGCACCCCAGCCAAAAGATTACGATGAAATCGAATACTAAGTCGACAAGTGTAAAAAGGCTGTCTCAGTCTGGGTTCGTTCCTTATGAGACAGCCCCTAAAACATGTGTTAGAAGTGATTGTTCCTCAAACTTGCATGAGGTTTGAGTATTATAATGTAACCACCGTTCTGCCCCGTACTTGGCCTTGAAGAATATTTTCGATAACAGTAGGCAATTGCTCTAAGTCTACTTCTTGTTCAATATCTTTCAGCAAGTGCTCTGGTTTTAAATCAGTCGCTAATCTTTCCCATACACGCAGTCGAGTGTCCATATCACAATATACTGAGTCAATTCCGACTAAATTAACCCCTCGTAAAATGAAAGGAAAAACAGTTGTTGGAAGCTTCGTTCCGCCCGTTAAGCCACTCACCGCCACCGATCCACCATACTTCGTCGAACTAAGTATGTATGCGAGTGTCTGACCACCAACCGGATCGACTGCTCCTGCCCATTGCTGTTGGTCTAATGGTCGAACCTTCTCCGGTGAAACCTCTTCACGTGATAAAATCGTTGTCGCACCTAATTGTTTTAAGTATTCATGTTCGCTTTCTTTCCCTGTACTTGCAACGACCTCATAACCTTTTTTAGCTAACATGGCAACCGCAAAGCTTCCAACACCTCCCGTAGCTCCGGTTACAAGAATCGGACCATCAGGAATATGACTTTCTTCAAGACGTTGAACCGATAACGCAGCTGTAAATCCAGCTGTACCAAATGTCATCGCATCTTTTAAGGTTAAGCCATTTGGGAGAGGAACAACCCAAGCTGCAGGTACACGAGCATATTGACTAAATCCACCGTAATGAGACACACCTAATTCATAGCTAGTGACAATCACTTCGTCACCTTCAGCGTAACGTTCATCCTTCGAAGAGACAACCGTTCCAGCTAAGTCAATTCCAGGTACAAATGGGTACGAGCGCACAATCCCGCCATTAGCGATACTTGCTAATCCATCCTTATAATTGACACTTGAATAATGTACGCGAATCAGTACGTCCCCTTCCGGTAAATCCTCGAATGAAAGGTTTTTGATTTCTGTTACGACTGAATCATTCTCTTTGTCAACTACGAAAGCCTTAAACATATCTGACATCTGCCTCACTCCTTTTTCTATTCCCTCATTTTCCTCTCTACTATATTATTATTCTCGCTTCCCTCCACGAATTCCTCGTTCATTACGGTTCTCATTTACACTTCAAAGCGTCATAACGATGTGCAAGCCTATTTAAACGCCCTGCACTGATAATTCTCCCCTTAAGTACTTTTACCCGCACACTTCAATCGAAAACAAACGAGATGCGAATCATCGCACCTCGTTTTGCCTTCCATATTATGTGTATTGTTTGATTGGATTAAGTATATCTTGATCCATTGGTTCGATCGGTTGAATATTCGTACGATTTGCTAAAAACTCTGGTCGTGGACTTTGACCTGAGAATGGCTTCACTAATTTATTTTCAATACTATTATAAACGAAGAACACATTACTACGTGGGAACGGAGAAATATTTCCTCCAGAACCATGCATAATGTTACATTCAAAGAACAGTACAGAACCTGCAGGACCTGTAGCTGTATCAATTCTACCTCCTGCTTGATCAACTAGCCATTTTAAACTTTCATGATCAGGAACCCCAAATTGTTGTTTTTGTAGCGACTGCTCAAAATGATTATCCGGAGTCTTACCCGGACAAGAGATATAATAATTATGAGAACCAGGAACTAACATGAGTGGTCCATTGTGCTCATAATTGTCCGTTAAGATAATTGAGCAACTAACCGCCCTCATATTCGGCATACCATCTTCCACATGCCATGTTTCAAAATCAGAATGCCAATAAAATTCTTTCCCCTTAAAACCTGGTTTAAAATTAATTCTTGATTGTGTAATATACACTTGGCTGCCTAACAGTTGGTTAGCAACCTCGACCAAACGTCTGTTTCGTGACAAACGCTTGAAAAAATCAGTGTTATTATGAACATCAAACACTGACCGAATTTCTGCACTTTCAGGTTCTCGGATTACATCAGCTGATTCTGCATGTTTATTTTCATCCATCACTTGCGCTAACTCTCGGCGCAAAACGTCCACTTCCTCAGGAGAAAATAAATTTTTGAACATTAAATAACCATTCTTTTCATAAAAATGGAGATCCTCTTTCCCCAGTGGACCTTCGTTTTGCATGGGATTCTTGTAAACAACAGGATCTTGTCGCTTCACGATTGCTGCTTTTTCACTCACTCTTGAAGGATATAAATCTGCTACCATCCAATCACCCCTATGTTATGTTATTTTATTGTTCAGTTCGTAAGGCCTATACCTCAACCTTACCGAGTACATTTTACCTCTACCTCATAAGTTTTTTCAAAATTAGGATAATCGTTTTACAACCAACATCCGTGCAAATTCTTCGATTATAAAAAATTACATAATAGTTTTTGTGATTTTACTTTCTTTATCGAGATATATTTCTTGTTATCACTCACCCGATACGAGTGCTAATATTTTTAAAGATGGAGTATTTCTAGAGGTAGATGGGTAAACATGGTAACAGAGAGCAAAGAGGAGGTATGTCAACATGGATTACCGTGTGGAAAAGGATACAATTGGAGAAATTCATGTGCCCGCTGACAAACACTGGGGAGCACAAACACAACGAAGTTTACAAAACTTTAAAATTGGGACAGAAAAAATGCCGCAAGAAATTGTTCATGCTTTTGCTACCCTAAAAAAAGCAGCTGCACTTGCTAATAAACAGTTAGATACGATTGATCATACAAAAGCAGATGCCATTGTCCGCGCTGCCGATGAAGTCCTTACCGGGAAGTTAGAGGAACATTTTCCTCTTGTTGTCTGGCAAACTGGGAGCGGGACACAATCGAATATGAATATGAATGAAGTGATTGCAACCCTTGCTAACAAACAGGTAAAAGACAGTGATAGCAAGGTACATCCAAATGATGACGTG
The nucleotide sequence above comes from Desertibacillus haloalkaliphilus. Encoded proteins:
- a CDS encoding NADPH:quinone oxidoreductase family protein, with the protein product MSDMFKAFVVDKENDSVVTEIKNLSFEDLPEGDVLIRVHYSSVNYKDGLASIANGGIVRSYPFVPGIDLAGTVVSSKDERYAEGDEVIVTSYELGVSHYGGFSQYARVPAAWVVPLPNGLTLKDAMTFGTAGFTAALSVQRLEESHIPDGPILVTGATGGVGSFAVAMLAKKGYEVVASTGKESEHEYLKQLGATTILSREEVSPEKVRPLDQQQWAGAVDPVGGQTLAYILSSTKYGGSVAVSGLTGGTKLPTTVFPFILRGVNLVGIDSVYCDMDTRLRVWERLATDLKPEHLLKDIEQEVDLEQLPTVIENILQGQVRGRTVVTL
- the thpD gene encoding ectoine hydroxylase, whose translation is MVADLYPSRVSEKAAIVKRQDPVVYKNPMQNEGPLGKEDLHFYEKNGYLMFKNLFSPEEVDVLRRELAQVMDENKHAESADVIREPESAEIRSVFDVHNNTDFFKRLSRNRRLVEVANQLLGSQVYITQSRINFKPGFKGKEFYWHSDFETWHVEDGMPNMRAVSCSIILTDNYEHNGPLMLVPGSHNYYISCPGKTPDNHFEQSLQKQQFGVPDHESLKWLVDQAGGRIDTATGPAGSVLFFECNIMHGSGGNISPFPRSNVFFVYNSIENKLVKPFSGQSPRPEFLANRTNIQPIEPMDQDILNPIKQYT
- a CDS encoding DUF4363 family protein yields the protein MKRRLLVYGFPVLIIALSVVVMTSGKVVKHPLKEDDHFIEQVKQVHTNVTEKQWGKAEDSIKQAIDTYDSIVNRVQFSVERELIYDIHVSLARIHGCIVTRDDTSAIQEIYVLYELWKHLGKG